A window of Staphylococcus sp. 17KM0847 contains these coding sequences:
- the rplK gene encoding 50S ribosomal protein L11 yields MAKKVEKVVKLQIPAGKANPAPPVGPALGQAGVNIMAFTKEFNARTQEQAGLIIPVEIYVYEDRSFTFITKTPPAAVLLKKAAGVEKGSGEPNKTKVATVTKDQVREIANTKMPDLNAADEEAAMRIVEGTARSMGIVVE; encoded by the coding sequence GTGGCTAAAAAAGTTGAAAAAGTAGTTAAGTTACAAATTCCAGCAGGTAAAGCAAACCCAGCACCACCAGTTGGTCCTGCATTAGGTCAAGCCGGTGTGAACATTATGGCTTTCACAAAGGAATTTAATGCACGTACGCAAGAACAAGCAGGTTTAATTATTCCAGTTGAAATTTATGTGTATGAGGATCGCTCATTTACATTTATTACAAAAACACCACCTGCAGCTGTATTACTTAAAAAAGCAGCTGGCGTAGAAAAAGGTTCTGGTGAACCGAATAAAACAAAAGTTGCTACTGTAACGAAAGATCAAGTACGTGAGATTGCTAACACTAAAATGCCTGACTTAAACGCTGCTGACGAAGAAGCGGCTATGCGTATCGTTGAAGGTACTGCACGTAGCATGGGTATTGTTGTTGAGTAA
- the rplA gene encoding 50S ribosomal protein L1, producing MAKKGKKYQEALSKVDRQAFYAVEEAIKLAKETSIANFDASVEVAFRLGIDTRKNDQQIRGAVVLPHGTGKSQRVLVFAKGDKIAEAEAAGADYVGDAEYVNKIQQGWFDFDVVVATPDMMGEVGKLGRVLGPKGLMPNPKTGTVTMDVTKAVEEIKAGKVEYRAEKAGIVHASIGKVSFDTDKLVDNFKTLLDVLTKAKPASAKGTYFKSVAVTTTMGPGIKVDTASFKL from the coding sequence ATGGCTAAAAAAGGTAAAAAGTATCAAGAAGCACTTAGCAAAGTTGATCGCCAAGCTTTCTATGCAGTAGAAGAAGCGATTAAATTAGCTAAAGAAACATCTATTGCTAACTTCGATGCTTCAGTTGAAGTAGCATTCCGTTTAGGAATCGATACACGTAAAAATGACCAACAAATCCGTGGTGCAGTTGTATTACCACATGGTACAGGTAAATCACAACGTGTATTAGTTTTTGCTAAAGGCGATAAAATTGCAGAAGCAGAAGCAGCAGGCGCTGATTATGTAGGTGATGCTGAATATGTTAATAAAATCCAACAAGGTTGGTTTGACTTTGACGTAGTTGTTGCAACACCTGACATGATGGGTGAAGTTGGTAAATTAGGTCGTGTATTAGGACCTAAAGGCTTAATGCCAAACCCTAAAACAGGAACAGTAACTATGGATGTTACAAAAGCTGTTGAAGAGATTAAAGCAGGTAAAGTAGAATATCGCGCTGAAAAAGCAGGTATTGTACATGCTTCTATCGGTAAAGTATCTTTTGATACAGATAAATTAGTAGATAACTTTAAAACATTATTAGATGTATTAACAAAAGCAAAACCAGCATCAGCAAAAGGTACTTATTTTAAATCTGTTGCCGTAACAACGACAATGGGTCCTGGTATTAAAGTTGATACTGCAAGCTTTAAGTTATAA
- the rplJ gene encoding 50S ribosomal protein L10: protein MSAIIEAKKQQVDVIAEQLKSSVSTVVVDYRGLTVAEVTELRKQLREAGVQYKVYKNTMLRRAAEQAGIEGLDEFFTGPTAVAFTTEDVVAPAKVIAGFAKEHEALEIKTGVMEGSVITAEEVKTVGSLPSHDGLVSMLLSVLQAPIRNFAYAVKAVGENKEENAE, encoded by the coding sequence ATGTCTGCAATCATTGAAGCGAAAAAACAACAAGTTGACGTCATCGCTGAACAACTTAAAAGTTCTGTTTCAACAGTAGTTGTCGACTATCGTGGTTTAACAGTAGCTGAAGTTACAGAATTACGTAAACAATTACGTGAAGCTGGTGTTCAGTATAAAGTTTACAAAAACACAATGTTACGTCGTGCTGCTGAACAAGCAGGTATCGAAGGTTTAGATGAATTTTTCACTGGACCGACTGCAGTTGCTTTCACAACTGAAGATGTCGTTGCACCAGCTAAAGTCATTGCTGGATTCGCTAAAGAACATGAAGCTTTAGAAATTAAGACAGGTGTAATGGAAGGTAGCGTTATCACAGCTGAAGAAGTTAAAACAGTTGGTTCTTTACCATCACACGACGGTCTTGTATCAATGCTTCTTTCAGTATTACAAGCACCAATTCGCAACTTCGCTTATGCGGTTAAAGCTGTTGGTGAAAACAAAGAAGAAAACGCTGAATAA
- the rplL gene encoding 50S ribosomal protein L7/L12, with amino-acid sequence MANQEQIIEAIKEMSVLELNDLVKAIEEEFGVTAAAPVAAAGAAGGEGAAEKTEFDVELTSAGSSKIKVVKAVKEATGLGLKDAKELVDGAPSIIKEALPKEEAEKLKEQLEEVGASVELK; translated from the coding sequence ATGGCTAATCAAGAGCAAATCATTGAAGCAATTAAAGAAATGTCAGTTTTAGAATTAAACGATTTAGTTAAAGCAATCGAAGAAGAATTTGGTGTAACAGCAGCAGCTCCAGTTGCAGCAGCAGGTGCAGCAGGCGGAGAAGGTGCAGCTGAGAAAACTGAATTTGATGTTGAGTTAACTTCAGCTGGATCATCAAAAATCAAAGTTGTTAAAGCAGTTAAAGAAGCAACTGGCTTAGGCTTAAAAGACGCTAAAGAATTAGTTGACGGTGCACCAAGCATCATCAAAGAAGCGTTACCAAAAGAAGAAGCTGAAAAACTTAAAGAACAATTAGAAGAAGTTGGCGCTTCAGTAGAATTAAAATAA
- a CDS encoding class I SAM-dependent methyltransferase → MSHYYDKHPDVVSDQKEIIYQYRQHGLRLLTDAGVFSRDKVDYGSDLLVQSFLNEHPPGRAKKIIDVGCGYGPIGLTLAKVAPHDHIILLDVNHRALELTRKNAQRNHIDNIIIKESDGLTEVADASVDYILTNPPIRAGKKVVHQILEDAFAKLLEDGVLYVVIQKKQGMPSAKKKMADIFGNVSSIKNSKGYHILKSVKH, encoded by the coding sequence ATGAGCCACTATTATGACAAACATCCTGACGTAGTGTCAGATCAAAAAGAAATTATTTATCAATATCGACAGCACGGCTTACGTTTATTAACAGATGCAGGTGTTTTTTCAAGAGATAAAGTAGATTATGGATCAGACTTGTTAGTTCAGTCTTTCTTAAATGAGCATCCGCCGGGACGAGCTAAAAAAATAATAGATGTCGGGTGTGGCTATGGTCCAATCGGCTTAACACTTGCTAAAGTAGCACCTCATGATCATATTATATTGCTCGATGTAAATCATCGTGCTTTAGAATTAACAAGAAAAAATGCACAGCGCAATCATATTGATAATATTATTATTAAAGAAAGTGATGGACTGACTGAAGTGGCTGATGCATCAGTAGACTATATTTTAACAAATCCTCCTATTAGAGCTGGAAAAAAAGTGGTTCATCAAATATTAGAGGATGCATTTGCTAAATTATTAGAAGACGGTGTACTTTATGTTGTTATCCAAAAAAAGCAAGGTATGCCTTCAGCTAAGAAAAAAATGGCAGATATATTTGGAAATGTATCCTCCATCAAAAATAGTAAGGGTTATCATATATTAAAGAGTGTTAAACATTGA